TCTATTCATTTTCCATTCGTGTTCTGCTTTCTCTTCTTCACTTCAGATAAACTTTTCTTACTTGAATTGTATGTACAAATCTTTGTCCTTTTTTTATCGTACAATTAATAAACTTCACATTTTTAGAATTTCTAAATATTATTTTCAAATGTTAAGTAATCAGAAATCTGAAAAGTAATCAGAAATATAGCTGCGAGCAGCAATAAACGGGGTTCACAGGATGACAAAGGACGCAAGATCAGTTGGATAACAAAGCAAGCACTCTATCATGTAGGATCTATCTACCTTTTATGTCCAATTAGTGATAGCATTACCATGTTTATCTCTCAATACCACAAGGATGTGAAGTTTAGTATTGTGCTCTAGGTTGGTTATCTTTGAATGCAACAAGTATCATCATTATTAAAATCATTACttaatgtatatatttatatatacattgaCTGGGCAAACAGCAGGAATTCTGGTTTCTCTTTTACCCAAATAAAATATCCACTCAGACATCTCTAGGCATTTCTCTAACTACATTAAGAGATGTACTATGGGCCTACATTTGGAGTTGCTATATGGACTTATGGTTCATGAtacgttttttaaatgttttctgaAATTTCCAAAATGGAGGAAAATCTATCCAGACCTTATGGGTCCTTGATGCAAATTTGTTCAGTATGGGTAAAGACAACTACATTCAACGTTTCAAGTCTAGGTCAATCAGGGTGGCGGATATGAGGTTTTAAGTGAGACTTTATAACAGCGCCGCCTATAGGCCAACCAGTGCCATTATTTTTTACCAAGTTAATCATGGCCAGTGGTTTCTGTTTGCCAAGTTAGAAAAACGTTACCAATCTATCCTTGAGTTATTTGACTATGAGCAGAATACAGAGATTAACAATAGGTTTCACAGCTTCATTGTGAACCAATAAATAGAGACCCATGCCTGCTCTAGACATTCTATGTCTATCTAGTTACAATGTTGTGTATGTTGCATTTCTCATATGTGCTGCTGGTGGAGAGACCCTAGTGTAGCGTGTTACAGAGGGTCTGGTGGTTTTGAGGGACAGGCTGGTGCTTAATCAGGCCTCTCCAGCAGGCGCCGTGTGAGGTGTGGGCTCACTGgaggagtgatagagggagaCCCCACTGAGTCCTGGTGGGCTGGGCGATAGCAGCATGATGGATTTATCTTCCCCTTCCACATTATACTAGATTAACTCGCTACCCAAGAACCAACTGGAAACAGCTCAATGGTGGATGGCTGTTCCCACTGTGTTGACACTATTGGTGCAATGATGAGCCAGTTTTACTCAATTTCACACCTTTTTTTGTGCATTTTCATGGACAGGGTTTTCCTTTAATTCATGTGACAGAGCACCTAGTGTGGATTGTAGTTATGATGGGTCTCACAAACACGGGATAAAGTTGATTCAAGAAAAGGTAGGATGTATAAACAACTAGGTTGGCCTAGTTAATTTACTTTAATAAATTGTTAATTGTTAACAATCACCAATTGTTAATGTCACTCTTATATCCATGGTTATCATCTAGAGTCTGTTAATTTACCTAGTTTTTACTTTTTTAGTTCATAATGTTATGTTCATTATCAACCCCAGGCAGGTTTGCTGAGCCAAATATAGCTCTTATCAGCATACACAGCATGACCGTGCAATTTGAAAATGTGTTTCAGATGTCTCCCAAAGCGTAGAGTACATTATCACACATGTGAAGTATAACTGAATGTGTCAAAATGCTGATGATGACAGACATGTCCCCAAACCACTAGTGCCAACATCACCATTGAGAAGAGAGAGCGGCGGTTGGATTTCATTGTGACCTCAGCTAACTCTTATACCCTTCTTTCCATCCTGGTTATCAAATCCGCTCAGCACCATGAGTTCTGCAAGACGGAAATAAATAAAGATGTGTTTACAAAGAATGCGTCTTTGCAATATCTAAGAGAGGGAAATGGACATACTTTGAGAGGATGTATTGGAGAACAGCACTTGTGATCTTGGCCTTTCTTACTCATGCCATTACAGGTGAGTGGATCAAAACAAATCAATCACATTGGTAATATATTCAAATTAATATTGACAGAACCTTTGTAAATCATAATGGTGAAGCTCTTACATAGAGCATCTATTTCAATAAATAACAGTTATAGGTGACGGTTTCATCAAACAAAGATGTCTCTTAGTAGTGTATATTTTCTTTGTCTTAGAAATGCGAGTGACTGGTCAAACGTTGGATGTGTGTGCCACCTGTCACCCTAACGCCACCTGTGAGGAGAAGGTGGATGGTACCGGCAAAGCTTGTAACTGCATGTATGGCTTTGTTGGTAATGGAAGAACTTACTGTCAAGGTGTGTATCTCCAGGTATAAACTCAAGATGAAGGAATTACTTATCTTTTATCTAATGTGTATCAGTTGTATTCATATTATACTAGTATTTAttgattattttattattttaccaCTATTCTTCTCTCTTACAGACAAAAATGAATGTCAGATAGGAGCCAATAAGATCTGTGGGCAGCATACTGCCTGCCATAACACCTATGGAAGCTTCTACTGCACCTGCCTGGCAGGATACAGCCCTTCCAACAACATGGCCATCTTCATCCCCAATGATGGAACCCGCTGTCAGGGTAAGTTATAGTGATTACTGATGCTGAATACTTCAGCAGCTTTGTAACATTATGAAAAGAAGGGTGACATAAAAATCATTGCCACTTTGGCAGATATGATATGTGATTGTGAGTCTTCTTAAGCTTTATGGACATTAACTTGATGCTAATTTAGAATGAGTGAATGTGCTACAGTCACGCACATATTGGTGCCTAATAACTGGGTACATTACCCAACCACTAACACAACATTCATGTTGGTTCTATCTAGACATTAATGAGTGTAGAGTCCAAGGGATCTGTGGTGAGGGGGGTAAGTGCACAAACATGCAGGGGTATTTTAACTGCCTCTGCCAAGTGGGATACCAGGTTCACAATGGAGCAGAGCCATTCCACCCACACCAGGACAAGGCCTTGTGCAAAGGTAAATAACATCAACCACTTGGCTCAGTATTGTAAGACTTTTCAGTTAAATTATAGGTACAATTCTAAGATAATGGATAATAATCAGAGAGCTGAATGCTTCAAAAATGCATGTTTCAGAATCTCTTTGCCTGCTGCCttatactatactgtagccaCTGCAATAATTTCATGATTTATAGAAAATTTGCAGAATGACAGTAGTGTTATCAAAAACGATGGTATCTGTAGTGTTGTCCTTTTCCCCATGTGTAGCCATTGATTGTGGGCAGCCTCCCTCGGCTCTGAATGCAGTCCAGCTGGCAGCCACAGGAACACATTACGGCAGCGTCGCTAAATTTGGCTGCTCTGAGGGATTCTTCTGGAAAAGCGGGGAGAACTCCTCCGTTTGTGGGGCAGAAAGTGTGTGGAAGGGCCCAAGTCTTGTTTGTGAAGGTAAAATTAATTACATTTTCCCTCCTAGCATTGTTTcatttagatttttgcattcATTCATGTATTTAACATGAGGATGGATGAGTATTTGTTTGTAGAGAAAAATGTTATCATGTACTGCGTATAGGAATGGTCACTGGTCAATGTCATTGCTTTGCCTATCAGAGGTTGACTGTGGCTTGCCCCCTGCCCTCCCTCACTCAGTAATGTTGTGGGATCAGAGCACCAGGATAGGCTCTGAGGTGGTTTATCAGTGTAACTCTGGATATTACAATGTGGGAGAGGGAAATGTATCAGTATGCACTGCCAATGGACAGTGGGACAAGTCAGCTTTGCTATGTGCAGGTAAAATAAATCTTCTCTCTCAGCATTACCATCTGAAATCACTACCTTACATCCATAACTAACTCAGAACTTAATTAACCAAGTGCTTTAACAAATACCTCCTAGGCCATGTTGACCATACCATGAATTATATTGTGTGTCCAAAATATCAGACATGAATGTTTGCCTGATGGAAATTGCACACTGTTGTAATGCTTTCTCTTTATAGAGATAATGTGTGGTGATCCCCCTATACTGCCCCACACTGGGCAGGTGTGGAATGGCAGCACAAACCCTGGCAGCGCTGTGCTGTTTTACTGTAAAGGAGGGTtttatagagaggggggggggaatattTCCCAATGCACTAGAGATGGTTACTGGACAAAGGCAACGTTGTCATGTAAAGGTAACAGTTTTGCCACGTAATACTTTCTCACATATTCTCTTGTGAAACCTCTTTTGAGAGTTTCTGTGATCTATATGTCATGTAGGAATCATATCAGAGAGGCCAAATCTACTACCTATACAAATATCCTGGTGAATAATCTGTTATCTCaaccattctctcattctctgtgtAGAGGTTGACTGTAGTtctccccctgccctccctcACTCAGTAATGTTGTGGGATCAGAGCACCAGGATAGGCTCTGAGGTGGTTTATCAGTGTAACTCTGGATATTACAATGTGGGAGAGGGAAATGTATCAGTATGCACTGCCAATGGACAGTGGGACCAGACATCTTTTATATGTGAAGGTAAAATAAATCTTCCCTCACAACATTACCACCTGCAATCAATACCTTACAAGTTATCCATAACTAACCCATAACTGAATTACCCAAGTGCTTTAACAAATACCTCAGAGGTCATGTTGACCATACCATGGAACAATATTGTATGTGCAAAATGTAAGATATTAATGTCTGCTTGATGGAAATGTGCAGAAATTGCACACTGTTGTAATGCTTTCTCTTTGTAGAGATAACGTGTGGTGATCCCCCTATACTGCCCCACACTGGACAGGTGTGGAATGGCAGCACAAACCCTGGCAGCGCTGTTCTGTTTTACTGTAAAGAGGGATTtcatagagagggaggaggtaacaTTTCCTACTGTACAGAAAATGGTTTCTGGACAAAGGCAACATTATcatgcaaaggtaactgaacatTTCTTACGTACACTGACAGAGATGAAATGATGAGAAATACATGGTTTTTAGCCCCCTGATACAGTAGTAGAAACAAAGCATTATTGATAAATAGCTACATGTCTTCATAAGATAAGACCTGTGGTTGAAATGAAAGTGTTGAAAGTCAAATCTAAATGTGCCTTATGCTTTACATCCAGGATACACATAATCAATTCCATACTGCTTTCCCCCTTAGAAATAATGTGTGGCGGTCCCCCTATACTGCCCCACACTGGACAGGTGTGGAATGGCAGCACAAACCCTGGCAGCACTGTTCTGTTTTACTGTAAAGAGGGATTTCatagagagcgagggggggaTGTTTCCCAATGCACTAAAGACGGTAACTGGACAAAGGCAACATTGTCATGTAAAGGTAATGTATATGACTTTGTCACATGTTCTCTAGTTAAACCTCCTTTGAGATTTTGTGTAATGTATGTATGAATCATATCAGTGAGGCCAAATCTCCTTCCTATACAAATATCCTGGTGAACAATCTGTTATCTCaaccattctctcattctctctagaGGTTGACTGTGGTtctccccctgccctccctccctccgtaatGTTGTGAGATCAGAGCACCTGGATAATTAAATGATTTATAGAAAATTTGCAGAATGACAGTAGTGTTATCAAAAACGATGGTATCTGTAGTGTTGTCCTTTTCTCCATGTGTAGCCATTGATTGTGGGCAGCCTCCCTCGGCTCTGAATGCAGTCCAGTTGTCAGCCACAGGAACACATTACGGCAGCGTCGCTAAATTTGGCTGCTCTGAGGGATTCTTCTGGAAAAGCGGGGAGAACTCCTCCGTTTGTGGGGCAGAAAGTGTGTGGAAGGGCCCAAGTCTTGTTTGTGAAGgtaaaaataattacattttccCTCCTAGCATTGTTTcatttagatttttgcattcATTCATGTATTTAACATGTGGATGGATGAGTATTTGTTTGTAGAGAAAAATGTTATCATGTACTGCGTCTAGGAATGGTCACTGGTCAATGTCATTGCTTTGCCTATCAGAGGTTGACTGTGGCTTGCCCCCTGCCCTCCCTCACTCAGTAATGTTGTGGGATCAGAGCACCAGGATAGGCTCTGAGGTGGTTTATCAGTGTAACTCTGGATATTACAATGTGGGAGAGGGAAATGTATCAGTATGCACTGCCAATGGACAGTGGGACCAGACATATTTTCTATGTGAAGGTATTACATTAGTCATTTCTGTGTGGTCATGACACATTAATAACAATTACATATGATACCAACTCTTATATAACCACTATCCCCTTTTCATATTATAGAGATTGACTGTGGGGAGCCAGTATTTATATCCCATGCTAAGATGCTATGGGACCGGACATCGTTGATTGGTAGTGTGGTTTATTACCAATGTGTTGAAGGATATTACTCTACGAGTGGGAAATGTTATACTGAGTGTGGAGAGAATGGACTTTGGGAGGATATAGAAATTCAATGTGAAGGTGCATTTCTATTACCAGCAATATAATGAAGGTCTTTCAAAGACATGTGTTTTCATTTATATTCAAATGCACATTTGCTTTGTTATTGTACTGAATAACTTAAACATGTACAGTAATGTTTTGTCTCTTTATGTTTAACCAAACAAACCTCAACTGATTTCTGTGAACAGAGTTAAACTGTGGGGCTCCACTAACCCTTCCCCATACTAACATGCTGTGGGACAATACAACTGTCCTGGGCAGTGTGATTGAGTATGTATGTAAGGATGGATTTTACCAGGAGGGAGGAAATAGTCTCTCAACATGTATATCATCAGGACAGTGGGGAATTGTTTCAATAATATGCAAAGGTACGGTAACAATATCTCACTCTGAAGCAAACCCTATTCTGCTGCGTGATCAATTGTCTGTGCGGGCACACTGTAACAGTTACTGCCGTGAACTCATTATATTGTGTCAAAGTGCTCACATTCAAATTGATGTTGTATGTCTATCATGAATGCGCCAACCTATGTAGTAGATGTGCTTTCAGCACTTACTGTTCTGTACCAGAAGGGGGTAATGTTGTATTGGGTAATGGGTTGTAAATTCATGTTTAATCATGATCATGAGTATGATGCAACAAAATAATCCAGACTAGTATTTGTGTATACTGTGCAGTGTAATCTAATATTTTATGGTAATCCTCACATAATTAAATTGATCCACCTTGTTTTGACAGCTACATGTGGACCGGCCCCTGCTCTGGCCAACACAGAGGTGGTGCTGCAGAACACAAGTGTTGTGTTCCATCGTTGTCTGGAAGGATTCCACAGCTGGAGAGGAAGAAACATCTCTGTTTGTGACATCACTGGGAAGTGGCAAGCTGCCACAATGCGATGCAGAGGTATGCATTCATAAATCTGTGAACTAAAGTTAATTTGAAAAGCCTTTTAGTATGTGGAAGGAATTAGTGTAGATCAgtgatttttttcatttcactctTTTTTTTAACACATTGTTTCTCATCCCTTGTGACTACCAGAAATCAAGCCTGCCATCAGCGACTTGGTTGTCTTTAATGAAAAATGTTTGCGTTGGAAAGCAGACAAGTATGAAGAAGACACAGAGAATTACAGAGTAAGTTTACCTTAATAACAAGGACCTTAAAATATGATAATATTATTGATTATAAAAAGTGCTCTCTGAACTTCCTACACCTTGACCATCATTATTTGATCTGTCTATCTGTATGTAACAGGTAGTATTTGTGGGATTCAGGGCCTATCAAAGGTCATTCCATGACAAGAGGAAGAAGCTCCTCAGCTCCACTTCAGACCACCCTGAGATCTGCCTGAACCTGCTGCCTGTTACCAACTACACCATCAGCATCACTGCACTGTCTGCCAGGTTCACCTCCACACTCACAACAAACACCAGCCTACAAGGTACACTATAAACACCCTTGACTAACAATGACAATTTGATTAATAAATATTTGAAGATATTATGAGAAACATGGAGGAGAATATTGACTTTGACTTGGATATGAAACCCAATGTTATTAAATGTGTCAATACCTTCTAATCTTATAGTGCCTCAAGCCCCAGAGATTTTATACAGAGAAATTGAGGCTCCATTGCCCACTTTGTGGCTACGCAGATCAGCTAACACTCTGGACCCAATTAGGTAATTCATAATTTTACCTCCAACGCTCTCCCGTACTAAAAGCTGATTTTGTATCTTGAAATTTGCCCACTGAGGTCTGGCTATTACGACACAAACCCTTTTCTCTTTTGTTCCTGGGTTTACAGTTTCTACCAGGTGTTTGTGTTGCCACTGGAGGGGACTCTTGTGTTTGACTGCAGCTCTCTTAACACCCCAGACTTCTCCAGTCAGAGGAAGCCCCATGGACAGTACATCACTGCCCAGCTCTATCTGAGGGATATAGGGAAAGAGATTAACCTGACTTTGGGCGATGGACACTACTATGGAGGGTTCTACAATGCTCCTTTACAGAACGGCAGAGACTATTACATCATATTACGAGCTGTCAGTCAATGGGGAGGGGTAAGACTAACTGCTATGCATTGGAAATAAAGGATATGTGGAGTTTATTCATATAAAAGGAAGGACAGTTTTGAAGGTCATCTTTAACAAATGATTATTGATCGTGCTTGTTGATCTTATAGAACTCCTGCATTAATAATTAGTCATTCTGTATGTGCCATTGGAACTATTTTCTAGGCTTTCAAGCACTCTTGTGTCATTTGGGCAAAAGTGAGAGGTAAGGGTTCCTTTTCTCATATTTAGCCCACTGTTTTGGTTTAATCAGAttgttgtattgatgttgctTTCTCTTGTTTGGCAGATGTATCCTACATAATGAAGGTTTCATCACTTTTTGCTGGGGGATCAATTGGAGTCTTTGCTTTGGCCATTTGTCTGGGACACTGTTACACTTGGTAAGATCTATCCTAACCTAGTGTGTATGCCTACATATGACATttatgatacagttgaagtcggaagtttacatacaccttagccaaatagatgtaaactcagtttttcacaattcctgacatttaatcctagtaaagattcacTGATTTAGGTCAGgcagaatcaccactttattttaagaatgtgaaatgtcagaataatagtagagagaatgatttatttaagcttttatttctttcatcacattcccggtgggtcagaagtttacatacactcaattagtatttggtagcattgcctttaaattgtttaacttggatcaaacgtttcaggtagccttccacaagcttcccacaataagttgggtgaattttggcccattcctcctgacagagctggggtaACGGAGTCATGTTTgaaggtctccttgctcgcacacgctttttcagttttgcccacaaattttcgATAGGATTGAgattagggctttgtgatggccattccaataccttgactttgttgtccttaatccattttgccacaactttggaagtatgcttgtccatttggaagactgttgctgttgcttcaaaatatctaCATACTTTTCCTGCCtgatgatgctatctattttatgaagtgcaccagtccctcctgcagcaaagcacccccacaacatgatgctgccacccccttgcttcacggttgggatggtgttcttcagcttgcaagcctccccctttttcctccaaacataacgatggtcattatggtcaaacagttctatttttgtttcatcagaccagaggacatttctccaaaaagtacaatctttgtccccatgtgcagttgcaaactatagtctggctttttatggcggtattggtgcagtggcttcttccttgctgagcggcctttcaggttatgtcgatataggactcgttttactgtggatatagatacatttgtacctgtttcctccagcatcttcacaaggtcctttactgttgtttctgggattgattttcacttttcacaccaaaatatgttcatctctaggattcagaacgtgtctccttcctgagctgtatgacggctgcgtggtcccatgatgtttatacttgcgtactattgtttgtacagatgaatgtggtaccttcaggcatttggaaattgctcccaaggatgaaccttgtggaggtctacaatttatttctgaggtcttggctgatttatttagattttcccatgatgtcaagcacagaggcactgagtttgaagggaggccttgaaatacatccacaggtacacctacaattcactcaaatgatgtcaattagcctatcagaagcttctaaagccatgacatcattttctggcattttccaagctgtttaaaggcacagtcaacttagtgtatgtaaacttctgacccattggaattgtgatacagtgaattatacagtgccttgcgaaagtatttggcccccttgaactttgcgaccttttgccacatttcaggcttcaaacataaagatataaaactgtatttttttgtgaagaatcaacaacaagtgggacacaatcatgaagtggaacaacatttattggatatttcaaactttgttaacaaatcaaaaactgaaaaattgggcgtgcaaaattattcagcccctttactttcagtgcagcaaactctctccagaagttcagtgaggatctctgaatgattcaatgttgacctaaatgactaatgatgataaatacaatccacctgtgtgtaatcaagtctccgtataaatgcacctgcactgtgatagtctcagaggtccgttaaaagcgcagagagcatcatgaagaacaaggaacacaccaggcaggtccgagatactattgtgaagaagtttaaagccggatttggatacaaaaagatttcccaagctttaaacatcccaaggagcactgtgcaagcgataatattgaaatggaaggagtatcagaccactgcaaatctaccaagacctggccgtccctctaaactttcagctcatacaaggagaagactgatcagagatgcagccaagaggcccatgatcactctggatgaactgcagagatctacagctgaggtgggagactctgtccataggacaacaatcagtcgtatattgcacaaatctggcctatggaagagtggcaagaagaaagccatttcttaaagatatccataaagagtgtcgtttaaagtttgccacaagccacctgggagacacaccaaacatgtggaagaaggtgctctggtcagatgaaaccaaaattgaactttctggcaacaatgcaaaacgttatgtttggcgtaaaagcaacacagctcatcaccctgaacacaccatccaccctgtcaaacatggtgttggcagcatcatggtttgggcctgcttttcttcagcagggacagggaagatggttaaaattgatgggaagatggatggagccaaatacaggaccattctggaagaaaacctgatggagtctgcaaaagacctgagactgggacggagatttgtcttccaacaagacaatgatccaaaacataaagcaaaatctacaatggaatggttcaaaaataaacatatccaggtgttagaatggccaagtcaaagtccagacctgaatccaatcgagaatctgtggaaggaactgaaaactgctgttcacaaatgctctccatccaacctcactgagctcgagctgttttgcaaggaggaatgggaaaaaatgtcagtctctcgatgtgcaaaactgatagagacataccccaagcgacttacagctgtaatcgcagcaaaaggtggcgctacaaagtattaacttaagggggctgaataattttgcacgcccaattt
The genomic region above belongs to Oncorhynchus mykiss isolate Arlee chromosome 6, USDA_OmykA_1.1, whole genome shotgun sequence and contains:
- the susd1 gene encoding sushi domain-containing protein 1 isoform X7, giving the protein MYWRTALVILAFLTHAITEMRVTGQTLDVCATCHPNATCEEKVDGTGKACNCMYGFVGNGRTYCQDKNECQIGANKICGQHTACHNTYGSFYCTCLAGYSPSNNMAIFIPNDGTRCQDINECRVQGICGEGGKCTNMQGYFNCLCQVGYQVHNGAEPFHPHQDKALCKAIDCGQPPSALNAVQLAATGTHYGSVAKFGCSEGFFWKSGENSSVCGAESVWKGPSLVCEEVDCGLPPALPHSVMLWDQSTRIGSEVVYQCNSGYYNVGEGNVSVCTANGQWDKSALLCAEIMCGDPPILPHTGQVWNGSTNPGSAVLFYCKGGFYREGGGNISQCTRDGYWTKATLSCKEVDCSSPPALPHSVMLWDQSTRIGSEVVYQCNSGYYNVGEGNVSVCTANGQWDQTSFICEEITCGDPPILPHTGQVWNGSTNPGSAVLFYCKEGFHREGGGNISYCTENGFWTKATLSCKEIMCGGPPILPHTGQVWNGSTNPGSTVLFYCKEGFHRERGGDVSQCTKDGNWTKATLSCKAIDCGQPPSALNAVQLSATGTHYGSVAKFGCSEGFFWKSGENSSVCGAESVWKGPSLVCEEIDCGEPVFISHAKMLWDRTSLIELNCGAPLTLPHTNMLWDNTTVLGSVIEYVCKDGFYQEGGNSLSTCISSGQWGIVSIICKATCGPAPALANTEVVLQNTSVVFHRCLEGFHSWRGRNISVCDITGKWQAATMRCREIKPAISDLVVFNEKCLRWKADKYEEDTENYRVVFVGFRAYQRSFHDKRKKLLSSTSDHPEICLNLLPVTNYTISITALSARFTSTLTTNTSLQVPQAPEILYREIEAPLPTLWLRRSANTLDPISFYQVFVLPLEGTLVFDCSSLNTPDFSSQRKPHGQYITAQLYLRDIGKEINLTLGDGHYYGGFYNAPLQNGRDYYIILRAVSQWGGAFKHSCVIWAKVRDVSYIMKVSSLFAGGSIGVFALAICLGHCYTWCCKKT
- the susd1 gene encoding sushi domain-containing protein 1 isoform X8, producing the protein MYWRTALVILAFLTHAITEMRVTGQTLDVCATCHPNATCEEKVDGTGKACNCMYGFVGNGRTYCQDKNECQIGANKICGQHTACHNTYGSFYCTCLAGYSPSNNMAIFIPNDGTRCQDINECRVQGICGEGGKCTNMQGYFNCLCQVGYQVHNGAEPFHPHQDKALCKAIDCGQPPSALNAVQLAATGTHYGSVAKFGCSEGFFWKSGENSSVCGAESVWKGPSLVCEEVDCSSPPALPHSVMLWDQSTRIGSEVVYQCNSGYYNVGEGNVSVCTANGQWDQTSFICEEITCGDPPILPHTGQVWNGSTNPGSAVLFYCKEGFHREGGGNISYCTENGFWTKATLSCKEIMCGGPPILPHTGQVWNGSTNPGSTVLFYCKEGFHRERGGDVSQCTKDGNWTKATLSCKAIDCGQPPSALNAVQLSATGTHYGSVAKFGCSEGFFWKSGENSSVCGAESVWKGPSLVCEEVDCGLPPALPHSVMLWDQSTRIGSEVVYQCNSGYYNVGEGNVSVCTANGQWDQTYFLCEEIDCGEPVFISHAKMLWDRTSLIGSVVYYQCVEGYYSTSGKCYTECGENGLWEDIEIQCEELNCGAPLTLPHTNMLWDNTTVLGSVIEYVCKDGFYQEGGNSLSTCISSGQWGIVSIICKATCGPAPALANTEVVLQNTSVVFHRCLEGFHSWRGRNISVCDITGKWQAATMRCREIKPAISDLVVFNEKCLRWKADKYEEDTENYRVVFVGFRAYQRSFHDKRKKLLSSTSDHPEICLNLLPVTNYTISITALSARFTSTLTTNTSLQVPQAPEILYREIEAPLPTLWLRRSANTLDPISFYQVFVLPLEGTLVFDCSSLNTPDFSSQRKPHGQYITAQLYLRDIGKEINLTLGDGHYYGGFYNAPLQNGRDYYIILRAVSQWGGAFKHSCVIWAKVRDVSYIMKVSSLFAGGSIGVFALAICLGHCYTWCCKKT
- the susd1 gene encoding sushi domain-containing protein 1 isoform X2 — protein: MYWRTALVILAFLTHAITEMRVTGQTLDVCATCHPNATCEEKVDGTGKACNCMYGFVGNGRTYCQDKNECQIGANKICGQHTACHNTYGSFYCTCLAGYSPSNNMAIFIPNDGTRCQDINECRVQGICGEGGKCTNMQGYFNCLCQVGYQVHNGAEPFHPHQDKALCKAIDCGQPPSALNAVQLAATGTHYGSVAKFGCSEGFFWKSGENSSVCGAESVWKGPSLVCEEVDCGLPPALPHSVMLWDQSTRIGSEVVYQCNSGYYNVGEGNVSVCTANGQWDKSALLCAEIMCGDPPILPHTGQVWNGSTNPGSAVLFYCKGGFYREGGGNISQCTRDGYWTKATLSCKEVDCSSPPALPHSVMLWDQSTRIGSEVVYQCNSGYYNVGEGNVSVCTANGQWDQTSFICEEITCGDPPILPHTGQVWNGSTNPGSAVLFYCKEGFHREGGGNISYCTENGFWTKATLSCKEIMCGGPPILPHTGQVWNGSTNPGSTVLFYCKEGFHRERGGDVSQCTKDGNWTKATLSCKAIDCGQPPSALNAVQLSATGTHYGSVAKFGCSEGFFWKSGENSSVCGAESVWKGPSLVCEVMLWDQSTRIGSEVVYQCNSGYYNVGEGNVSVCTANGQWDQTYFLCEEIDCGEPVFISHAKMLWDRTSLIGSVVYYQCVEGYYSTSGKCYTECGENGLWEDIEIQCEELNCGAPLTLPHTNMLWDNTTVLGSVIEYVCKDGFYQEGGNSLSTCISSGQWGIVSIICKATCGPAPALANTEVVLQNTSVVFHRCLEGFHSWRGRNISVCDITGKWQAATMRCREIKPAISDLVVFNEKCLRWKADKYEEDTENYRVVFVGFRAYQRSFHDKRKKLLSSTSDHPEICLNLLPVTNYTISITALSARFTSTLTTNTSLQVPQAPEILYREIEAPLPTLWLRRSANTLDPISFYQVFVLPLEGTLVFDCSSLNTPDFSSQRKPHGQYITAQLYLRDIGKEINLTLGDGHYYGGFYNAPLQNGRDYYIILRAVSQWGGAFKHSCVIWAKVRDVSYIMKVSSLFAGGSIGVFALAICLGHCYTWCCKKT